Proteins found in one Aphelocoma coerulescens isolate FSJ_1873_10779 chromosome 27, UR_Acoe_1.0, whole genome shotgun sequence genomic segment:
- the OR6F1 gene encoding olfactory receptor 6F1 isoform X1, protein MERKQGQAAAISLNQGDHGFLRKMVHEKMSFGSFPLANLMDLNIWKDMANGTSVEEFILLGFPGTWQSRVSLVVVFALMYTLTVIGNASIIALVWKSSNLHTPMYFFLCNLSFLEIWYTTGVVPKAIGVMLGTSQTISFSVCILQLFFLLSLGSTECFLLSVMAYDRYLAICYPLRYNSLMNSVLSLRLALSSWLGGFLSISLLAFLTSRLTFCGPDVINHFLCDIDSCLALSCSDTWPVELATFLVSIIVVVASCVVTLVSYMYIISSILRIQSVHGRKKAFSTCSAHLSVVTIWYGSTMFLYVKPSAQNSLDLNKIVNTFNTVVTPLLNPFIYTLRNKEVKLALGRAFQKK, encoded by the exons ATGGAGAGGAAACAAGGTCAGGCAGCTGCCATCAGCTTGAA CCAAGGGGACCATGGCTTCCTCAGGAAGATGGTGCATGAAAAAATGTCATTTGGATCCTTTCCACTGGCAAATCTG atGGACCTCAACATTTGGAAGGACATGGCAAATGGGACAAGTGTGGAAGAATTCATCCTTCTTGGCTTCCCAGGCACATGGCAATCCCGAGTTTCCCTTGTGGTAGTGTTTGCACTGATGTACACCCTGACAGTCATAGGCAATGCATCCATCATAGCCCTTGTGTGGAAAAGCAGCAACCTACACACCCCAATGTACTTTTTCCTCTGTAATCTCTCCTTTCTGGAGATCTGGTACACTACAGGTGTTGTTCCCAAAGCCATAGGGGTCATGCTGGGGACTAGCCAGACCATCTCCTTCAGTGTCTGCATCCTCCAGttattctttcttctctctctagGCTCCACTGAGTGTTTTCTCCTGTCTGTCATGGCCTATGACCGCTACTTAGCCATATGCTACCCCCTGAGGTACAACTCCCTCATGAACAGTGTCCTCTCTCTTCGGCTGGCACTcagctcctggctgggaggCTTTTTATCCATCTCCCTGCTGGCCTTTCTGACATCCAGGCTGACTTTCTGTGGGCCAGATGTCATCAATCATTTTCTCTGTGATATAGATTCCTGCCTTGCCCTGTCCTGCAGTGATACATGGCCTGTGGAGCTGGCAACCTTCCTTGTCTCCATAATTGTTGTGGTGGCCTCCTGTGTGGTCACCCTGGTCTCCTACATGTACATCATCTCCTCCATTCTGAGGATTCAGTCAGTCCATGGCCGGAAAAAGGCCTTTTCCACCTGCTCTGCCCATCTCAGTGTTGTCACGATCTGGTACGGCTCCACCATGTTCCTGTATGTCAAGCCATCGGCCCAGAACTCCCTGGATCTGAACAAAATTGTGAATACCTTTAACACAGTGGTAACTCCTTTGTTAAACCCCTTCATTTACACACTCAGAAACAAAGAGGTGAAGCTCGCTCTGGGACGGGCTTTCCAGAAGAAGTGA
- the OR6F1 gene encoding olfactory receptor 6F1 isoform X2 gives MVHEKMSFGSFPLANLMDLNIWKDMANGTSVEEFILLGFPGTWQSRVSLVVVFALMYTLTVIGNASIIALVWKSSNLHTPMYFFLCNLSFLEIWYTTGVVPKAIGVMLGTSQTISFSVCILQLFFLLSLGSTECFLLSVMAYDRYLAICYPLRYNSLMNSVLSLRLALSSWLGGFLSISLLAFLTSRLTFCGPDVINHFLCDIDSCLALSCSDTWPVELATFLVSIIVVVASCVVTLVSYMYIISSILRIQSVHGRKKAFSTCSAHLSVVTIWYGSTMFLYVKPSAQNSLDLNKIVNTFNTVVTPLLNPFIYTLRNKEVKLALGRAFQKK, from the exons ATGGTGCATGAAAAAATGTCATTTGGATCCTTTCCACTGGCAAATCTG atGGACCTCAACATTTGGAAGGACATGGCAAATGGGACAAGTGTGGAAGAATTCATCCTTCTTGGCTTCCCAGGCACATGGCAATCCCGAGTTTCCCTTGTGGTAGTGTTTGCACTGATGTACACCCTGACAGTCATAGGCAATGCATCCATCATAGCCCTTGTGTGGAAAAGCAGCAACCTACACACCCCAATGTACTTTTTCCTCTGTAATCTCTCCTTTCTGGAGATCTGGTACACTACAGGTGTTGTTCCCAAAGCCATAGGGGTCATGCTGGGGACTAGCCAGACCATCTCCTTCAGTGTCTGCATCCTCCAGttattctttcttctctctctagGCTCCACTGAGTGTTTTCTCCTGTCTGTCATGGCCTATGACCGCTACTTAGCCATATGCTACCCCCTGAGGTACAACTCCCTCATGAACAGTGTCCTCTCTCTTCGGCTGGCACTcagctcctggctgggaggCTTTTTATCCATCTCCCTGCTGGCCTTTCTGACATCCAGGCTGACTTTCTGTGGGCCAGATGTCATCAATCATTTTCTCTGTGATATAGATTCCTGCCTTGCCCTGTCCTGCAGTGATACATGGCCTGTGGAGCTGGCAACCTTCCTTGTCTCCATAATTGTTGTGGTGGCCTCCTGTGTGGTCACCCTGGTCTCCTACATGTACATCATCTCCTCCATTCTGAGGATTCAGTCAGTCCATGGCCGGAAAAAGGCCTTTTCCACCTGCTCTGCCCATCTCAGTGTTGTCACGATCTGGTACGGCTCCACCATGTTCCTGTATGTCAAGCCATCGGCCCAGAACTCCCTGGATCTGAACAAAATTGTGAATACCTTTAACACAGTGGTAACTCCTTTGTTAAACCCCTTCATTTACACACTCAGAAACAAAGAGGTGAAGCTCGCTCTGGGACGGGCTTTCCAGAAGAAGTGA
- the OR6F1 gene encoding olfactory receptor 6F1 isoform X3: MDLNIWKDMANGTSVEEFILLGFPGTWQSRVSLVVVFALMYTLTVIGNASIIALVWKSSNLHTPMYFFLCNLSFLEIWYTTGVVPKAIGVMLGTSQTISFSVCILQLFFLLSLGSTECFLLSVMAYDRYLAICYPLRYNSLMNSVLSLRLALSSWLGGFLSISLLAFLTSRLTFCGPDVINHFLCDIDSCLALSCSDTWPVELATFLVSIIVVVASCVVTLVSYMYIISSILRIQSVHGRKKAFSTCSAHLSVVTIWYGSTMFLYVKPSAQNSLDLNKIVNTFNTVVTPLLNPFIYTLRNKEVKLALGRAFQKK; this comes from the coding sequence atGGACCTCAACATTTGGAAGGACATGGCAAATGGGACAAGTGTGGAAGAATTCATCCTTCTTGGCTTCCCAGGCACATGGCAATCCCGAGTTTCCCTTGTGGTAGTGTTTGCACTGATGTACACCCTGACAGTCATAGGCAATGCATCCATCATAGCCCTTGTGTGGAAAAGCAGCAACCTACACACCCCAATGTACTTTTTCCTCTGTAATCTCTCCTTTCTGGAGATCTGGTACACTACAGGTGTTGTTCCCAAAGCCATAGGGGTCATGCTGGGGACTAGCCAGACCATCTCCTTCAGTGTCTGCATCCTCCAGttattctttcttctctctctagGCTCCACTGAGTGTTTTCTCCTGTCTGTCATGGCCTATGACCGCTACTTAGCCATATGCTACCCCCTGAGGTACAACTCCCTCATGAACAGTGTCCTCTCTCTTCGGCTGGCACTcagctcctggctgggaggCTTTTTATCCATCTCCCTGCTGGCCTTTCTGACATCCAGGCTGACTTTCTGTGGGCCAGATGTCATCAATCATTTTCTCTGTGATATAGATTCCTGCCTTGCCCTGTCCTGCAGTGATACATGGCCTGTGGAGCTGGCAACCTTCCTTGTCTCCATAATTGTTGTGGTGGCCTCCTGTGTGGTCACCCTGGTCTCCTACATGTACATCATCTCCTCCATTCTGAGGATTCAGTCAGTCCATGGCCGGAAAAAGGCCTTTTCCACCTGCTCTGCCCATCTCAGTGTTGTCACGATCTGGTACGGCTCCACCATGTTCCTGTATGTCAAGCCATCGGCCCAGAACTCCCTGGATCTGAACAAAATTGTGAATACCTTTAACACAGTGGTAACTCCTTTGTTAAACCCCTTCATTTACACACTCAGAAACAAAGAGGTGAAGCTCGCTCTGGGACGGGCTTTCCAGAAGAAGTGA
- the LOC138099088 gene encoding feather keratin Cos2-2-like, giving the protein MPHDMSCTEKCHPCHPCQSCGPCPLANSCNECCVRQCQSSTVVIEPPAVLVTLPGPILSSFPQNTVVGSSTSAAVGSILSSEGVPISSGGFDISCITNCYGDSRCHLC; this is encoded by the coding sequence ATGCCCCATGACATGTCCTGCACAGAGAAGTGCCATCCCTGCCATCCCTGCCAGTCCTGCGGCCCCTGCccgctggccaacagctgcaatgagtgctgtgtcaggcagtgccagagctccaCCGTCGTCATTGAGCCgcctgctgtgctggtgaccctgcccgggcccatcctcagctccttcccacagaacaccgtggtgggatcctccacctccgctgccgttggcagcatcctcagctctgaAGGAGTGCCCATCAGCTCCGGGGGCTTTGACATCTCCTGCATCACCAACTGCTATGGTGACAGTAGATGTCACCTCTGCTAA
- the LOC138099281 gene encoding feather keratin Cos1-2-like, whose translation MSCYTSCRPCQPCGPTPLANSCNECCVRQCQSSTVAIQPSPVVVTLPGPILSSFPQNTVVGSSTSAAVGSILSCDGVPINSGGFDLSCITNRYGGRRCPPC comes from the coding sequence ATGTCCTGCTACACCTCGTGccggccctgccagccctgcggccccaccccgctggccaacagctgcaatgagtgctgtgtcaggcagtgccagagctccaccgtggccatccagccctccccagtcgtggtgaccctgcccgggcccatcctcagctccttcccacagaacaccgtggtgggatcctccacctctgctgctgttggcagcatcctcagctgTGACGGAGTGCCCATCAACTCTGGCGGCTTTGACCTCTCCTGCATCACCAACCGCTATGGTGGCAGAAGGTGTCCTCCATGCTAA